GAAGCTGGTCGAAAGATGGGTCTTTTCGTTCAACTGGTAGTCGATGCGAGGAAAGAAGACATCCTGCTTAACGTTGCGGCCGTAGGTGCCGAGCTGCTTGGTCTGTAGGAATGTGACTGCAGCGGAACACTGCTCGGCTGAGATATTCGGAATGGTCGAGGGATAGATGGACGTTCCGCGAGTGATGTATCCCGACGCACGCTGATCGCAGAGACCCGCGAGATCGTTGATGCTCTGCCCTGCCGCCGTGTTGTAGGTGCTGGTATAGGTGATCGGCGTGACCTTGCGGTAGCCATCGTACGTGAAATGGTAGAAGAGCTTGTCCTGGATGATAGGACCGCCGATGGAGCCGCCGAACTGATGCTGCACCTTGACCGGCTTGGTCTTGGTGTAGGGATCGATGGCGTTGTAGCCGGGCGTACGGTAGTACTCATAGGCATCGCCGTGCATCTTGTTGCCACCGGACTTCGTGATGGCGTTGATGACACCGCCAGCCGCCTGTCCAAACTCAGCCGAATAGCCTGCATTCTCCGACGAAAACTCCTTGATGGAGTCGATCGGATAGACATACGGTGCGCCGATGGAGCGACCGCGAGCCTCCGAGAAGAAGGCCTGGTTGTTATTCGCACCGTCGACGATGTTCGAGTTGTAGATGCCCGAGATGCCCCGGAAGCTGATCAATCCAGTATTACCGTCCGGAACGACGTTGGGGCTGCCGAGGACGAAGTTATCAAAGCGGCGACCGTTCACGGGCAGGTTCGATACGAGTGTCTCCGAGATCACCTGGGCAGCGGCTACCTTGTCGGTATCGAGCAGCGGGGCTTCCGTCGACACGGTCACATCGGTAGAGACGCTTGCATTGGGCAATGTCGCATCGACGGTGGCGTTCGTACCCACGATGACGCTGACGTTCTTCTGATCCACCTTGCCGAAGCTACCGCCGCCGAGGATGACCTCATACACTCCAGGCTGAAGGAAGGTGGCGCTGTAGTAGCCCTCTCCGTTGGTGGTGACAGTGCGGGACGCTCCCGTCGCAGTGTTGGTCACGACAACGGTCGCGTTAGGAATTACCGCTCCCGCCGAGTCGCGAACGACTCCGGAGATGTTGCCGAGGGCGGCGTTCTGAGCAGTTCCAGGCATAACCAGCGCACAGAGGAGCAGCGCGGTTGAAGCGAGGGCGAGAAGCCGTTTCGATTCGATGATGAATTTCATAGGTATTGAGGCGCTCCTGAAGCAGGCCACCGATAACAGATGGGCGGTGGGTGAAGGGAGTGAGACTTCCGCAAAAAAGTGCGAGTATCGATGCCGTGGCCCTTTCTTATCCGGAGCACGGTTCGATACTGTAAGCGGCTGAAAGTAGTTTGTAGCTTTAAGCGTCTAGCAGGATCATGGGCAAGTCAAGCCAATATTCATTGACGTCTTGCCTATTCAAATGTGATAAGCGCAAAAAAACCTCGCTTCTTTCTGCAGTCTGCTTGAAGTTCTCGACAGAGGAAGAGTCAATCCACCGGTGTATAAACAGGGAAACGAGGAGCTTGTTGACTTGAGTCATGCATCCCCTTTTCCGGACAATGCCGGTGCGAACTCCGTACTGCAAGACGATGTGCTGCGGGGCCAGTGGTTCGTGGTCGCGCAAAGCGGCGACGTGCCTCTTGGACAAGCGGTCGCACGAAGGCTGCTCGGCGGAGACGTCGTCTTATGGCGCGATGGCGGCAGGATCCATGCCTGGCAGGACCTCTGCATTCATCGAGGAGCCAAGCTCTCCCTTGGGAAAGTGCGCGATGGCTGCATGGTCTGCCCTTACCATGCCTGGGTCTACGACGGCGACGGCAAGTGTATTCATATTCCCGCGCAGCCTGACCGAACTCCTCCGCTGCGCGCGCGAGCCAATGTCTTTCATGTGCGCGAGCGTTACGGCCTGATCTGGGTCTGCATTGCCCAGCCCTCTGGCGACGTACCCGCGTTCCCGCTCGCCGAAGATACGAGCTGCAGAATGTTTCTCTGTGGCCCATACAGCTTCGAAGCGAAGGGACCAAGACTGATCGAGAACTTCCTCGACGTAGGGCATCTGGCCATCGTTCATGCCGGATTGCTCGGCGACGCCGAGCACGAAGCGATCCCGGAGTATGAAGTGGAGGAAGGCTTGGCCCACGGCGTTGGCCCGGTGGCGAGGAACATCCGCATCCATCAGCCAGACCCCGATGGCACCGGGCGGGCAGCCGAGGTGACCTATGACTACCAGGTGCACGCTCCGCTCGTCGCAAGCTTCATCAAGTCCCAAGGTGATAACAAGCTCTTCATGGGCTACACCATCACCCCGACCGAAGAAGGCTTCAGCGAAGCCTGGGCCGTCTTCGCCATGAACTACGGATTCGAGATTCCCGAACAGGATCTGCGGGCGTTTCAGCAAACCGTCGTCATGCAGGATAAAGCTGTGGTGGAGTCGCAACGCCCTGAACTGCTGCCGCTTGATCTGCAGGAAGAGCTTCATCTGCGTTCGGATCGCATGGCGATCGCCTATCGCAAGTGGCTTAGGGCGACAGGCCTGAAGTATGGAGTGGCGTAGCTTTCTCGCGATCAGAGCATAAGGAGAAGCATGGCAACGACGGCTCCGGCAATCCGCTTCTCCCCGCAATGGTTCACCAGCGGCGACGTGGACGGATTTCTCGGGCTATTTTTCAGCGGTCTGCCGGATCTTCTCTTGATAGCTGGGTTAGGAGCGGTCTGCGGCCTGTCGCAAAGCCTGATGGTGGGACGAGTGCTGCCCGGCATCGCGATCTCGATCCTTTTGGGAAATCTCTTTTATTCTTGGCAGGCTTATCAGCTCGCGAAGCGAACGGGCAGGAGCGATGTCACCGCGATCCCCTTTGGCGTGAATGCCCCAACCATCTTCGCCTACATCTTCCTCATTATGGAGCCTGTTTATGTCCGGACGCACGATCCAAATCTTGCCTGGCAGGTAGGAGTCTTCGCGTGCCTGCTGAGTGGAGTGGTCCAAACGGCGGGAGCGTTCTGCACCGACTGGCTGCGGCGTTCGACACCACGCGCTGCCATGTTATGCCCGCTGGCCGGAATCGCGCTTGGCTTTCTCTGCCTTGGCTTCATCTTCGGAGTCTTCCAGACGCCGGCCATAGGCATCCTTCCGATGGTGATTCTCTTCGCGCTGTACGCTTCGCACTTGAAGCTGCCATTTAGCATTCCCGCACCCGCCCTGGCAATGGCCGTCGGAGCTGTGATCGTGCTGGCGTTACGATATTTTCATCTCTACGCTCCGCCAGCCGCGCCAGCGGCGGCACCGGGGCTCTACCTCCCACATCCAATGAACGTCTTCGCCTTCATCCGGCACAGCGAAGGCTGGCGATACCTCGCGATCATTCTTCCAATGAGCGCGCTCGACACCATCGTCTCCTTGCAGATTCTAGAGAGCGTGAAGATCGCCGGAGACGACTACCCAACTCTGCCATCTCTCCTCGTAAATGGATTGGCGACGCTAGTGGCGGCACTCTTCGGCAGCCCGTTCCCGACCACGCTCTACTTCGGGCACATGGCGCATAAGGCGAATGGGGCGCGGGTGGGATACTCGGCTCTTAGCGGAGTAACCACCTTTACGCTATGTGTGACCGGCATCCTACCGCTGGTACTGCGAGTCATTCCCATTGAGGTCGCGGCGGCGGTCATCATCTGGTTCGGGCTGGTGATGATGGGGCAGGCGTTCAGCGAGGTCTCAGCGAACCACGCGATCGCCGTCGCGTTGGGTTTGATTCCGCTGATTGCTCAATGGACACTGCAGGTGGTGGAGCTGGCGGTGCGGGTGGCCGGGTCGACCATGCTGGCGGTCGCGCCGAAGTTCGGCAGCGACCTTGCAATCTATGGATTGATCTCGCTGGCGCAGGGGTCCCTGCTGATCTCGATGGTATGGGCGGCGGCGCTCTCTTTCATGTTTGACCGGAGATTTCTCGCCGCTGCGGGATGGATGGCCGCAGGCGCGATCCTCTCGCTTTTCGGTCTGATTCACTCGTTCACCATCGCCTTGGACGGGGTAAAAAGTGCTATCGCTTTCGGAAAAGTGCCAGCAGTCAGCGCAAGCTATGCCGCGGGAGCAGGCTTCCTCTTGCTGTGCCACTGGTATGCAAAACGAACCGAGTTGTCGCAATAGCGGGTGGCGCGATGGGCGGCACTGGTGCATGGAATATCGATTGGGATACAGTGTGAGACCGGGGAGTGCAACCGTTTACCCATAAGGGCGGAGCGGCCTCTCGCACGCGAGGTAAGAGATGTCGGAGTACATAGGAGCCCTCGACCAGGGCACGACGAGCACGCGGTTCATGGTCTTCGATCGGACGGGACGAATCGTCTCGGTAGCGCAGAAGGAACACGAACAGATCTATCCCCAGCCAGGCTGGGTCGAACACGATCCCCTCGAAATATGGCGGCGCACGCTTGAGGTGATCGACGAGGCGGTCGAAGCGCGCGGCCTGCGCGCCAAAGATCTTGCGTGCATCGGCATCACCAACCAGCGCGAGACCACGGTCGTCTGGAACCGGCTGACCGGCGCTCCGGTCTATAACGCCCTGGTCTGGCAGGACACCCGGGTCGCAGACTACGTTGCGAAGCTGACCCAGGAAGGCGGCCAGAATCGCTTCCAGGCGAAGACAGGCCTGCCGCTCACGACCTACTTCAGCGGCTTGAAGATCTGCTGGGTGCTGGACAACGTCAAGGGTGCCCGCGAACTGGCAGAAAAGGGCGATCTGCTCTTCGGCAATATTGACGCCTATCTTCTCTGGAACCTGACCGGAGGCATCAACGGTGGCGTCCACGTAACCGACGTGACCAACGCCAGCCGGACGCAGTTGATGAACCTAGAGACCCTGGACTGGGACGAGGAGATCCTCGGCATCTTCAACATTCCGCGCTCGATGCTCCCGGCGATCCGTTCGAGCAGCGAGCACTATGGCGACATGAAACGGACAAGCCTCGCGGGAGTTCCCATCGCCGGCATCCTGGGCGATCAGCACGCCGCTCTGGTCGGACAGACATGCTTCAAGCCCGGCGAGGCCAAGAACACCTACGGCACTGGTTGTTTCATGTTGCTCAATACGGGCGAGAAGCGAGTGATCTCGAAGAACGGCCTGCTCACGACCCTGGCTTACAAATTCGGCAACCAGCCGGCGGTGTATGCGCTCGAAGGCAGCATCGCGATCACCGGAGCGCTGGTGCAATGGGTTCGCGATAACCTTCGCATGATCGACAAGAGCGAGGAGATCGAGACGCTCGCGCAGACGGTGAAGGACAATGGCGGCGTCTACTTTGTCCCCGCATTCTCCGGTCTTTACGCTCCGTACTGGAAGGACACCGCGCGCGGCGTGATTACAGGCCTGACACGCTTTGCCAACCGAGGCCACATCGCACGGGCAGTCATCGAGGCCACAGCCTTCCAGACGCGTGAGGTGCTAGAGGCGATGGAAGCAGACTCCGGCATCTCGCTCGAACAGCTTCGCACCGACGGAGGCATGGTGCAGAACGAGATGCTGATGCAGTTCCAGGCAGACATTCTGAATCGCACCGTCGTCCGTCCCCAGATGCGGGAGACGACGGCGCTGGGCGCGGCCTATGCGGCGGGCCTCGCCTGCGGCTACTACAAAGACACGGAAGACCTGATCTCAAACTGGGCGGTTGACCGCGTCTGGAAGCCTCAGATCGAGGACGCCGCCCGAGACCGCCAGTACAAGCAATGGAAGAAGGCCGTCACCCGGTCCTTCGATTGGATTGATGAGTAGCCGTACGAATCGCTATATAACCTGCACTTCGAGCCACTGAGGGAACTGCCTTGTTATCACCGGTCTTTGGGGAGTTCATGGGAACTCTCGTCGTGATTCTGATGGGCGAAGGCGTCAACGCCGCCGTCACGCTGAAGCAGTCCAAAGCCGAGGCCGCTGGCTGGATGGTCATCGCCACCGGCTGGGGCTTCGCCGTCTTCTGCGGAGTGGTCACAGCCATCGCCTGCGGCAGTCCGGGAGCGCACCTGAATCCCGCTGTGACCGTAGCCATCGCCGTAAAGACAGGCGACTTCACCCAGCTCGTGCCCTTCATCCTGGCGCAGTTTCTGGGAGCCATGGTCGGAGCGACGCTGGTATGGCTCTTCTACTTTCCGCATTGGAAGCTCACCGAAGATCCCGCAGCAAAGCTTGGGGTATTCTGCACCGCTCCAGCTATACGCAGTCCCTTCTGGAATCTGTTGAGCGAGATCATCGCAACTGCGGTTCTGATCATCGTGATCGGAGCGCTGGGCGCGAAGTCATTCGCTGCTGCCGGTCCTGCTCCGGGTCTCGCACCCTATCTGGTCGCGATCCTGGTCTGGGGGATCGGTCTCTCGCTAGGCGGAACCACAGGATATGCGATCAATCCCGCACGCGATCTGGGGCCACGGATCGCTCACGCTATTCTGCCCATAGCCGGTAAGGGCGGCTCGGACTGGGGCTATGCTCCGATTCCGGTGCTTGGCCCGGTGATCGGAGCGGCTTTGGCCGGATTGTTTTTGCGGGTAACGGGGATATAGTGCAAAGAAGTTGAGTCTGGCATCGAATAAGAGGAAGGCATACCCCAGGGGCTAAAGCCCCGCGTCCGTGACCGGTTTTATCGCCAAGGCTGAAGCCCTGGCCTAGCTGGAAGCGAGCGCAACCTGGGGCCAGCAGAAAGAAAACTATGCGAAGCAAGGCCTTTGAAGCACTGGCGGGGGAGTTCGACGTTCTGATCATTGGCGGCGGGGCCACCGGACTCGGCATCGCTGTCGACGCCGCGACGCGTGGCTATCGGACAGCTTTGGTCGAGGCTGGCGACTTTGCCCAGGCTACCTCCAGCCGCGCGACGAAGCTGGTTCACGGCGGCGTTCGCTACCTTGCGAGCGGACAGATTCACCTCGTCTACGAGGCCCTCCACGAGCGCGCCGTCATGCTGCGGAACGCTCCGCACCTGGTGCAGGCGCTGCCCTTTCTTCTTCCCGCCTATAAGTGGATTGACCTGCCGTTCTACGGAATCGGCCTTAAGATCTACGACCTGCTCTCGGGCAAGTCGACCATGGGGCCAACGCACATTCTGGGCGCAAAGAGTACCCAGCAACGGCTACCCAACATCGCCACCAAAGGCCTGCGCGGCAGCATTCTCTACCACGATGGCCAGTTCGATGACGCGCGCCTCGCTCTCGCGCTGGCACGAACCGCCGAAGACCACGGGGCGACCGTGCTCAACTACGCCCGCGTGACCTCGCTGTTAAAGACCCGCGGAAAGCTTAGCGGAGCCGTCGTGGACGACGAAGAAACAGGCGCTGAATACACCGTCACCTCGAAGGTCGTCATCAATGCAACCGGCATCTTCACCGACGACATCCGCGAAAAGGATGACCCGGCGATCCCGAAGCTGCTCTCCGTAAGCCGAGGGACGCACATCGTCGTCGAACCGTCGTTCCTCGGCAGTGACAACGCCATCATGATCCCGAAGACGGAGGATGGCCGCGTCATCTTCGCCATCCCGTGGGGTGGGAAGGTCGTCATCGGGACAACAGACCTCGCCGCAACCGCCGTCGAGATGGAGCCGGGGCACGAGGCATCGGAGATCGACTACCTGATCGCCCATATCAATCCTTACCTCGCGAAGCCAATGGCGCGGAAAGACATTCTGTCCGTCTTCTCCGGACTCCGCCCGCTCGTCACCGGCAAGAGCGCAACCACCTCAAAGCTCTCCCGCGAACATCACATCGACGTCTCGCCCACGGGCCTGATTACCGTCGCCGGCGGAAAATGGACGACGTATCGCCGGATGGCGCAGGACACCCTCGACTTCGCGATTCGGCACTCGATGCTGGCGAACAAGCCCTGCCGGACGCGCGAGATCAAGATCCACGGAGCTCCGGCCAATCCTGAGACCGGCCCGCTCCATCGCTATGGCACAGACGCAGACGCAATTCGCGCGCTGATCGCCGAGCGCCCCGAACTAGCCGCGAAGGTCGACGAAGCTCTTCCCTTCTGCCTCGCCGAGGTCGTCTTTTCTGTGCGGCAGGAGATGGCACGAACAGTCGAAGACGTCCTTTCACGCCGCATGCGAGCTTTGATGACCGATGCCAAAGCCGCGGAGCGCGCCGCTCCCGTAGTCGCCGCAACGATGGCGGCAGAGCTTGGCCTCGGACAGGATTGGGTGAACGCGCAGGTCGACGCATTCCGCAAGCTGGCAGCGACGTTCTACCTGCCCTAGTAAGATCGTCTCGGAGGCTGACTCGAACGATGACACTGTCGAATGGCGCGGGAAGAAGTGGATCGTGGCTGTCACTGGGCCGGAACCCCGACGCGAGAGTTCGCCTCTTCTGCCTCCCGCACGCCGGTGCAGGGACGGCGAGCTACCACGGCTGGAAGCGCCAGCTACCGGCAGAGATCGAGATCTGCCCGGTGCAGATTCCCGGCCGGGAGAGCAGGCTCGCCGAGCCATCGTATACAAGCTCCGAGGCCTTGATCGAAGAGATCGCGCTGGCTATCGCCGACCGCACGGACAAACCCTACGCCATCTTCGGCCACAGCATGGGCGCACTGCTGGCGCTCGATCTCGCGCTGCGCCTCCGCGAGCACGGCCAGCCGGAGCCAGCCCATCTCTTCGTCTCCGGCCGAAACGCGACCCACGTTCCCATGAAGCACGGGTCGATCCACCAGCTCACGGACGAGGAGTTTCTGGATGCTCTGGCGATCCGGTACGGTGGCCTACCGCAAGAGATCCTCGAAACCCCAGAGCTACTGGAGGTCTACCTTCCGATCTTGCGTGCAGACCTGACCCTCCTCGAGACCCATACTTACATAGCGCGCTCTCCGCTCGCCTGCCCGGTTTCGGCATTCGCCGGAAAAGAGGACAAGAACGTATCGCAAACAGGCCTCACAGCCTGGGGAGAGCACACAACAGGCCGCTTCGAGAGCCTCTGGTTCGAGGGCGACCACTTTTATCTGAACGGCGCAAGCAGGCCCGCGCTTCTGGAAGCGATTGCAAACCGGCTCCAGAATGCCTTGGCGGGTCTCCCATCTCACAATCAGCTCTCAGGTTCCGATGGCCGGTGACCGGGGGCTCCCCACCGGAATACCGAAACTTGCGCTAGGTGAAGTGCAGGTGTGGCGGATCGAACTCTCCGACGCAGCTTTGGACGAGACGGCCTATCTCCGCATTCTGAACTCCGAAGAGACAGAACGCGCTGCTAGACTGCGAGCCGGACAAGTAAGGATGCAGTTTCTCGCAGGCAGGAGTTCGGTAAGGACGCTGCTCGGAGCCCACCTGGGTATTGCTCCTGAAGAAGTTCCCATCGTCGCAGCCGAATATGGCAAACCCGAACTCTCCACTCCATATAGCGGGAGGATTCACTTCAACCTTGCGCACTCGCGATCGACGGTTCTAATCGCTCTGAGCCTGACCGGCCCCATCGGGATCGACATCGAATATCTCGACCGAAAGACGGAGGTGGAGGAGGTCGCGCGGCATTCGCTCACTCAACACGAGACGTCGCTCATGCTGTCTATTGACGATATTCCCGCCCGCTCAAGGTTCTTCTTCGAGCGTTGGACGAGAAAAGAGGCGGTAGTAAAGGCTGATGGCCGAGGGCTATCCCTTCCGCTCACCTCGTTTGAGATCCCGGTTGATGACGCCTCCTGCCCGACGCCGGTGACGATCCTCAGCCCAGATGGACTCTCTCAGCGCACTTTTTTTGTCAGAGATATAGCGGTCGTTGAAGGCGCGACATGCGCCGTGGCGACAGCCGGTCACACAGCCGGCCTCCGGCTCCTCAGCTTCCCGTTCCCTAATTTCGCCTCCGAAACCTGATCCCCGATCACCCGTTTCGCTCCCACCTTGGAGGGATTATGCCTGATTACGAGCATGTTACTGTAGGTTTGTGGCGGGCCTGAAGTACTCACATATCCAGAGTTAACGCAGGATGCCTCGCGCGGCGATCGAACCGCAGGGTTTCTGCCCCAGAAGACGTTCAGCCCTTTGAGATCCTGCTATCAGAGCCTGACAACGCAAGATTGAATGGGACATGTCAAGGCTGTGACACATCGGTACGGTGTGCCGGTGCTCTCAAGTGTCGTAAACTACGGTCAAAGTTTCTGGCCGAGCCTGCGGATAAATTCCACTTGAGATTGGAAGGAACTCGATGAACGGTAGCTGGGCCAAGCCGGTAGACGATGTCTCTTTTTCAGCAACCCAGGAAAAGGAAGGGACTCCTCGTGCTGCCTCAGAGAGTTCGCTCAGTGATTGTTTCGAGCGGATATGCCAAAGATTCCCAGGCCGGACAGCCATTACCTGTGGACGGGAGATAATCTCCTACGGCGATCTGAATCAAAGAGCGAATCGCATCGCCCAGGGTCTTCTGGCGGCGCACGGCCAGGTTGGAGTAAACAATTCCCCACGGATCGTAGCGATCTACCTCGACCGCTCCATTGCACAGATCAGCGCCATGCTGGGGGTCGTCAAGGCAGGCTTCGCGTACCTCCCGATTGACTCTACCTATCCCTCGGCGCGAGTGGCGCAGACGCTTGAAGATGCAGCGCCTTTGGCCGTAATCACCGACAGCCGGCTAGCCGCTGGACTGGCTGCGATCTCAGGCGCTGTCCTGATGCACGACCAACTCGAAGCTTCAGAGCCAGCTCTCGATCCGGAGCAAAAATCTACGGCCGATTCGCTCGCGTATGTCATGTACACCTCCGGCTCCACGGGTAAGCCCAAGGGAGTCCTGGTGACGCACGGCAACGTCATGCGGCTCTTCACCCAGACAGATCATTGGTTCCACTTCAACGAAAACGACGTTTGGACGATGTTTCACTCCTTCGCGTTCGATTTCTCGGTTTGGGAGATCTGGGGACCGCTACTCACCGGAGGCCGGCTGGTGATCGTTCCATTTGAGGTAAGCCGTTCCACCGAGGAGTTTTACGCGTTGCTGTCCGAAGAGCGAGTGACCGTGCTGAACCAGACGCCCTCGGCCTTTTCCCTGATCGACCAGGTCGAAGAAGCCGGCCCCACGCTCCCGCTGGCGCTCCGCTACGTGATCTTCGGCGGCGAGGCGCTGCAGTATCGGGCTCTGCGGAACTGGTTCAAGCGCCACGGCGACAGCAATCCGCAGCTCATCAATATGTACGGCATCACCGAAACAACGGTCCACGTGACCTACCGCGTCGTCTCCGAGTCCGATGCCCACACGGAAATCGACAGCCCGATCGGCGAACCGATCCCCGATCTGCAACTCTATGTGCTCGATCCCGATCTAAAGCCCGTGACGGATGGCGAAGAGGGTGAACTCTGCATCGGCGGTGCTGGGGTGGCGCGGGGATATCTAAACCGCCCGGAACTGACCTCTCAGCGCTTCATCGCTGATCCCTTTGGCAAGTCCGGATCGCTGCTCTACCGTTCCGGCGACCTGGCGCGACGTCGAGCTGACGGGCAGCTGGTCTACCTCGGACGGAACGACAATCAGGTAAAGATCAACGGCTTCCGCATCGAACTCGGCGAAGTCGAGGCAGCAATCGCCGAGTACCCGGGCGTCCGGCAGGTCTTCGTGACCGCGCATGCCGATCACAGCGGCCGGCAGCGCCTGGCAGCGTACTTCGTCACCGAAAGCGGGATCAAGCTCGAAGCCCATACGCTGCGGGAATTTTTGACTCCGCGAAGTCCGGCCCAGATGATTCCCGCCTTCTATATACAGATGGAGTCGTTTCCGCTGACGAACAACGGTAAAGTCGATCGCAAGGCTCTGCCTGTCCCAGTGACCGGCTCCTCGGCTCCCGCACCCGGAGCCGGAACGCCAATGCAGGAACGTGTAGCGGCCATCTGGCGCGAAGTTCTCGAAACGCCGAACGTCGGACTGGATGACAACTTCTTCGATATTGGCGGGAGTTCGATTCTGCTCATCCGCATCCGTGCCGAGCTTCAGAAGCAGCTTGACCGGCAGATCCCCATCACCTGGATGTTCGAATTTACATCGATACGCACACTTGCCGATAAGTTACGCGAGGAATCCGAGTCGGCCCCGCCCAGCTCGTCAGGTGGCAGCGTCCTCTCGGCAGCACAGGAACAGGCGCGTAAACAGAGAGAGACGTTCGCCCGGATGCGTGCGGCCCAAACAACGCGGCCAAGGGGCGTAAAGGCATGATTCCAGAAGATCTAACCGGCATTGCGATCGTTGGTATGTCCGGCAGGTTTCCGGGCGCGAGCAGCGTCGCGGAGTTTTGGGCAAACCAGCTCGCCGGCATCGAGGGCATCTCGCAGTTCTCCGCCGAGGAGTTGGAGATCGTCAACGCGCGCCAGGCCGCGAGCGATCCGAACTACATCAAAGCCCGCTCCATCCTTAAAGATATCGACCTCTTCGACGCGGAGTTCTTCAGCATTCTCCCGAAAGAAGCGTCGTTGATGGATCCCCAGCACCGGATCTTTCTGGAGTGCTGCTGGGAAGCGTTCGAAGATGCCGGCTACGACCCTGGCACCTATCCGGGATCTGTCGGCGTGATGGCCGGAACGGCCTTCAACAGCTACTTCCATGCCGAGGTCTGCGCCCAGCCCGGATTCACCGAAGACTTTCTGAAGAACTACCAGATCGGCAACTACCAGGCGATGATGGGCAACCATCCCGACTACCTAGCGACGCGGGTCTCCTATAAGTTCAACCTGAAAGGCCCCAGCTTCTCGGTGCAATCTGCGTGTTCGACCTCTCTTGTCGCCGTATGCCAGGCATGCCAGAGCCTGATGACCTACCAGGCCGACATGATGCTGGCTGGCGGCGTCTCCATCACGCTGCCGCAGAAGCGCGGCTATGTGTACCAAGAAGGTGGAATGGGATCGGCCGACGGCCACTGCCGCCCGTTCGACAACGACGCTCAGGGAACGGTCTTCGGCTCGGGCGTCGGCGTCGTACTGCTCAAGCGGCTTGAAGATGCGATCGCCGACGGCGACCACATCTATTCCGTCATCCGGGGCTTCGCGACGAATAACGACGGCGGCAACAAGGTTGGTTACACCGCCCCCAGCATTGAAGGCCAGGCGAATGTCGTCGCCATGGCGCAGCAGGCT
This Granulicella aggregans DNA region includes the following protein-coding sequences:
- a CDS encoding amino acid adenylation domain-containing protein — encoded protein: MNGSWAKPVDDVSFSATQEKEGTPRAASESSLSDCFERICQRFPGRTAITCGREIISYGDLNQRANRIAQGLLAAHGQVGVNNSPRIVAIYLDRSIAQISAMLGVVKAGFAYLPIDSTYPSARVAQTLEDAAPLAVITDSRLAAGLAAISGAVLMHDQLEASEPALDPEQKSTADSLAYVMYTSGSTGKPKGVLVTHGNVMRLFTQTDHWFHFNENDVWTMFHSFAFDFSVWEIWGPLLTGGRLVIVPFEVSRSTEEFYALLSEERVTVLNQTPSAFSLIDQVEEAGPTLPLALRYVIFGGEALQYRALRNWFKRHGDSNPQLINMYGITETTVHVTYRVVSESDAHTEIDSPIGEPIPDLQLYVLDPDLKPVTDGEEGELCIGGAGVARGYLNRPELTSQRFIADPFGKSGSLLYRSGDLARRRADGQLVYLGRNDNQVKINGFRIELGEVEAAIAEYPGVRQVFVTAHADHSGRQRLAAYFVTESGIKLEAHTLREFLTPRSPAQMIPAFYIQMESFPLTNNGKVDRKALPVPVTGSSAPAPGAGTPMQERVAAIWREVLETPNVGLDDNFFDIGGSSILLIRIRAELQKQLDRQIPITWMFEFTSIRTLADKLREESESAPPSSSGGSVLSAAQEQARKQRETFARMRAAQTTRPRGVKA